Proteins encoded by one window of Nocardioides euryhalodurans:
- a CDS encoding response regulator transcription factor, whose translation MDAVRIAIVNDYEIVVAGVAALLGRFQDRINVVEIGANKQVQSDVDVVLYDTFGQVQGDGIDLDDLLKGSGAKVAIFSWNLQHDLVDRALALGASGYLSKALTAEEIVKGLEAIHRGEIVAETRPLRGEGVESGDWPGRDYHLTQREAEVLALITQGLTNQEIADKAYISINSVKTYVRTAYRKIGVTRRAQAVSWGMEHGFRPQRTRAVDPSSAPPVAGARPVG comes from the coding sequence TCGTCAACGACTACGAGATCGTGGTCGCTGGCGTCGCCGCACTGCTGGGGCGGTTCCAGGACCGCATCAACGTCGTGGAGATCGGGGCCAACAAGCAGGTCCAGAGCGACGTCGACGTCGTCCTCTACGACACCTTCGGGCAGGTCCAGGGTGACGGCATCGACCTCGACGACCTGCTGAAGGGCAGTGGCGCCAAGGTCGCGATCTTCAGCTGGAACCTGCAGCACGACCTCGTCGACCGTGCGCTGGCCCTCGGCGCCAGCGGCTACCTCTCCAAGGCGCTGACCGCCGAGGAGATCGTCAAGGGCCTCGAGGCGATCCACCGCGGCGAGATCGTCGCCGAGACGCGCCCGCTGCGCGGCGAGGGCGTCGAGAGCGGCGACTGGCCGGGGCGCGACTACCACCTGACCCAGCGCGAGGCCGAGGTGCTCGCCCTGATCACCCAGGGGCTCACCAACCAGGAGATCGCCGACAAGGCCTACATCTCGATCAACTCGGTGAAGACGTACGTCCGCACGGCGTACCGCAAGATCGGGGTCACGCGTCGCGCGCAGGCCGTCAGCTGGGGCATGGAGCACGGCTTCCGCCCGCAGCGCACCCGGGCCGTCGACCCCTCGTCTGCTCCGCCCGTGGCGGGCGCTCGCCCCGTCGGGTGA
- a CDS encoding helix-turn-helix transcriptional regulator, which translates to MQPVRTHVVDAHEIDVAGISAVLSRFGERIHLVDTTHDADVVLYGVREQQSGHDADLHALLRSHSATVILLGWRATSPQSEWALSCGAHGHLSKTLGGDELVARVERMHRARDRSSGFPEDGHCHPGLRLAGLTPRELEVIGLITQGLTNQEIADRAYISINSVKTYVRTAYRKIGVVRRSQAVSWGVQHGLDVAHDLERAGAPA; encoded by the coding sequence GTGCAACCAGTACGAACCCACGTGGTCGACGCCCACGAGATCGACGTCGCCGGCATCTCAGCCGTCCTCAGCCGCTTCGGGGAGCGGATCCACCTCGTCGACACCACCCACGACGCCGACGTCGTCCTCTACGGCGTGCGTGAGCAGCAGTCGGGACACGACGCCGACCTTCACGCCCTGCTGCGGAGCCACTCGGCGACCGTGATCCTGCTGGGCTGGCGGGCCACCTCTCCCCAGTCGGAGTGGGCGCTCTCCTGCGGAGCGCACGGCCACCTGTCCAAGACGCTCGGCGGCGACGAGCTGGTCGCGCGGGTGGAGCGGATGCACCGCGCCCGCGACCGGAGCAGCGGGTTCCCGGAGGACGGCCACTGCCACCCGGGGCTGCGGCTCGCCGGGCTGACCCCGCGTGAGCTCGAGGTGATCGGCCTGATCACCCAGGGGCTGACCAACCAGGAGATCGCCGACCGGGCCTACATCTCGATCAACTCGGTGAAGACGTACGTCCGCACGGCCTACCGCAAGATCGGCGTGGTCCGGCGTTCCCAGGCCGTCAGCTGGGGTGTCCAGCACGGACTCGACGTCGCCCACGACCTCGAGCGGGCCGGGGCCCCCGCCTGA
- a CDS encoding DUF6653 family protein: MEDRRTVKRAVFARHSNPWSAWTRWATAPLMLVPVWRRSPRDAVLVGAWLAVNPVVFGEPAHDRAWATRAVLGEEQWIAERPMDTAMAVDLAATAAGLLALVAARRRRALPAAVATAVEMGLLLVFWELMARYHDRNAGAVDGPGHVAARW; encoded by the coding sequence ATGGAGGACCGGCGGACGGTCAAGCGGGCGGTCTTCGCGCGCCACAGCAACCCGTGGAGCGCCTGGACGAGGTGGGCGACTGCGCCGCTCATGCTCGTCCCGGTGTGGCGACGCAGCCCGCGCGACGCTGTGCTGGTCGGCGCCTGGCTGGCGGTCAACCCTGTGGTGTTCGGCGAACCCGCCCATGACCGGGCCTGGGCGACCCGGGCGGTGCTCGGTGAGGAGCAGTGGATCGCCGAGCGGCCGATGGACACCGCGATGGCGGTCGACCTCGCCGCGACCGCGGCGGGGCTCCTCGCGCTGGTCGCTGCCCGCCGGCGGCGCGCCCTGCCTGCCGCGGTGGCGACCGCCGTGGAGATGGGGCTGCTGCTGGTCTTCTGGGAGCTGATGGCTCGCTACCACGACCGCAACGCTGGTGCGGTGGACGGTCCCGGTCACGTCGCCGCGCGCTGGTGA
- a CDS encoding CapA family protein, with translation MHRTVSWSAVAVGVAVLAAACATAAPVPTEQPRTPEQTDAPAAAGTPSPRGAVTLAFAGDIHFQLQVADLLDDPRGLGPTSRALAGADVAMVNLESAVTRRGTPDPKQLENAEDRYWFRTPPAALDFLADAGVDVVTLANNHGADYGPVGLRDTLRAARTGPVAVVGVGRDRDRAFAAHRVTVRGTDLAFLAADASPLESTASTWSAAPGTPGIAAAREARPQQLLAAVRRSARTADVVVVYLHWGREGQGCPTAMQRATARALSRAGADVVVGSHAHVLLGSGWLGDTYVGYGLGNFLWYHDREPDTGVLQLTVEDGAVVADDWAPARIQPWGRPVPLSGREATQAVADWRALRGCARLAPEPGGEPVPAYDASVSELGPALRARMRSSHRPGCPVGLSDLRHLRLPYVGFDGRERLGEMVVAAEHAADVVRVFDRLHRARWPIRRMRLVDAYGGDDDRSMAADNTSAYNCRRVAGTDRWSDHAFGAAIDLNPVRNPYVTGDGVAPPRGRAFADVDRSARARVPRGVIHADDVVVRAFEEVGWEWGGTWADPDYQHFSAAGD, from the coding sequence ATGCACCGCACGGTCAGCTGGAGCGCCGTCGCCGTCGGCGTCGCGGTGCTCGCCGCTGCCTGCGCGACAGCAGCTCCCGTGCCCACGGAGCAGCCGCGCACGCCGGAGCAGACCGACGCTCCCGCCGCGGCCGGGACGCCCTCTCCCCGCGGCGCGGTCACGCTGGCCTTCGCCGGCGACATCCACTTCCAGCTCCAGGTCGCCGACCTCCTCGACGACCCCCGCGGCCTGGGGCCGACGAGCCGGGCGCTGGCGGGCGCGGACGTGGCCATGGTCAACCTCGAGAGCGCCGTCACCCGACGCGGCACGCCCGACCCCAAGCAGCTCGAGAACGCCGAGGACCGCTACTGGTTCCGGACACCGCCGGCGGCCCTGGACTTCCTGGCCGACGCGGGGGTCGACGTGGTCACGCTGGCCAACAACCACGGCGCCGACTACGGGCCCGTGGGCCTGCGGGACACGCTGCGTGCCGCGCGGACCGGGCCGGTGGCGGTGGTGGGGGTCGGTCGGGATCGCGACCGCGCCTTCGCCGCCCACCGGGTGACCGTGCGCGGCACCGACCTCGCGTTCCTCGCCGCCGACGCCTCGCCGCTGGAGAGCACGGCCAGCACCTGGTCGGCCGCACCGGGCACCCCCGGGATCGCCGCCGCCCGCGAGGCCCGGCCGCAGCAGCTCCTCGCCGCCGTGCGGCGTTCCGCGCGGACCGCTGACGTCGTGGTGGTCTACCTCCACTGGGGCCGCGAGGGCCAGGGCTGCCCCACCGCGATGCAGCGGGCGACCGCCAGGGCACTGTCCCGGGCGGGCGCCGACGTCGTCGTGGGGAGCCACGCCCACGTCCTGCTCGGGTCCGGCTGGCTGGGGGACACCTACGTCGGCTACGGCCTGGGCAACTTCCTCTGGTACCACGACCGCGAGCCCGACACCGGCGTCCTGCAGCTCACGGTCGAGGACGGTGCGGTCGTCGCGGACGACTGGGCACCGGCGCGGATCCAGCCCTGGGGACGGCCGGTGCCGCTCTCCGGTCGCGAGGCGACGCAGGCCGTCGCGGACTGGCGGGCGCTGCGCGGGTGCGCGCGGCTGGCCCCGGAGCCGGGCGGTGAGCCGGTGCCGGCGTACGACGCCTCGGTGAGTGAGCTCGGCCCCGCACTGCGGGCGCGGATGCGGAGCAGCCACCGCCCCGGGTGCCCGGTCGGCCTGTCCGACCTGCGGCACCTGCGGCTGCCCTACGTCGGATTCGACGGTCGGGAGCGGCTCGGCGAGATGGTGGTCGCGGCCGAGCACGCCGCCGACGTCGTCCGCGTCTTCGACCGGCTGCACCGGGCCCGCTGGCCGATCCGCCGGATGCGCCTCGTCGATGCGTACGGCGGCGACGACGACCGTTCCATGGCTGCCGACAACACCTCGGCCTACAACTGCCGCCGGGTCGCCGGCACCGACCGCTGGTCCGACCACGCGTTCGGTGCGGCGATCGACCTCAACCCGGTGCGCAACCCGTACGTCACGGGCGACGGCGTGGCGCCGCCGCGCGGTCGGGCCTTCGCCGACGTCGACCGCTCAGCACGCGCCAGGGTTCCACGTGGAGTCATCCACGCCGACGACGTCGTCGTCCGCGCGTTCGAGGAGGTCGGCTGGGAGTGGGGCGGCACCTGGGCCGACCCCGACTACCAGCACTTCTCCGCAGCAGGCGACTGA
- a CDS encoding aminopeptidase P family protein, translated as MSEEKHEPKTESHDPKVPAAWQSFMRTGWGDRELDLPRHPVADLAAQRRSRLAASFPGERLVFPSGTYKVRANDTDYRFRSDTDHTYFSGNQTSDAVLVVESDATGAGDAVLYARPRSSRETDEFFRDRQYGELWAGRRPSVHELSSSLGIEVRHIDDLPDLLADDKTRDVTTDDELARVASEQRLVKDQWEIEQLREACDITTLGFEDSVAEWDRVLEFGERWIEGTFFRRARAMGNDIGYDSIVGGGKHATTLHWIDNSGPITPGELVLLDMGVEGRNLYTADVTRTLPVDGRFTPLQRDLYDLVFAAQEAGIEAVRPGAPFLAAHDAAMTVLAHGLEGMGLLPVSAEEALDPDSKVYARWTLHGTSHMLGLDVHDCGRASDDAYRNGTLAEGYVLTVEPGLYFQEDDLLVPEELRGIGIRIEDDILVTAEGHENLSGSLPRTSAAVEEWMAARR; from the coding sequence GTGAGCGAGGAGAAGCACGAGCCCAAGACCGAGTCCCACGACCCCAAGGTGCCCGCTGCGTGGCAGTCGTTCATGCGCACCGGCTGGGGCGACCGCGAGCTCGACCTGCCGCGCCACCCGGTCGCGGACCTCGCCGCCCAGCGGCGCAGCCGGCTCGCGGCGAGCTTCCCCGGGGAGCGGCTGGTGTTCCCGTCGGGCACCTATAAGGTGCGCGCCAACGACACCGACTACCGCTTCCGGTCCGACACCGACCACACGTACTTCTCGGGCAACCAGACCAGCGACGCGGTCCTCGTCGTCGAGTCGGACGCGACCGGGGCCGGCGACGCCGTCCTCTACGCCCGTCCCCGCTCCTCGCGGGAGACCGACGAGTTCTTCCGCGACCGCCAGTACGGCGAGCTGTGGGCCGGCCGCCGCCCGTCGGTGCACGAGCTGTCGTCCTCGCTCGGCATCGAGGTCCGCCACATCGACGACCTCCCCGACCTGCTGGCCGACGACAAGACCCGCGACGTCACGACCGACGACGAGCTCGCCCGGGTCGCCTCCGAGCAGCGGCTGGTCAAGGACCAGTGGGAGATCGAGCAGCTGCGCGAGGCCTGCGACATCACCACGCTCGGCTTCGAGGACTCCGTCGCCGAGTGGGACCGGGTGCTGGAGTTCGGCGAGCGCTGGATCGAGGGCACCTTCTTCCGACGGGCGCGCGCCATGGGCAACGACATCGGCTACGACTCGATCGTCGGCGGCGGCAAGCACGCCACGACGCTGCACTGGATCGACAACTCCGGCCCGATCACGCCCGGCGAGCTGGTGCTGCTCGACATGGGCGTCGAGGGCCGCAACCTCTACACCGCCGACGTGACCCGGACGCTGCCGGTCGACGGCCGCTTCACGCCGCTGCAGCGCGACCTCTACGACCTCGTCTTCGCGGCCCAGGAGGCCGGCATCGAGGCCGTACGCCCGGGCGCCCCGTTCCTCGCCGCCCACGACGCCGCGATGACGGTGCTCGCCCACGGCCTCGAGGGCATGGGCCTGCTGCCCGTGTCGGCCGAGGAGGCGCTCGACCCCGACTCGAAGGTCTACGCCCGCTGGACGCTCCACGGCACCAGCCACATGCTGGGACTCGACGTCCACGACTGCGGCCGGGCTTCCGACGACGCCTACCGCAACGGCACCCTCGCCGAGGGCTACGTCCTGACCGTGGAGCCCGGCCTCTACTTCCAGGAGGACGACCTGCTCGTCCCGGAGGAGCTGCGCGGCATCGGCATCCGCATCGAGGACGACATCCTCGTCACCGCCGAGGGCCACGAGAACCTCTCCGGCTCGCTCCCCCGCACGTCCGCGGCCGTCGAGGAGTGGATGGCCGCCCGCCGCTGA